A DNA window from Naumovozyma dairenensis CBS 421 chromosome 7, complete genome contains the following coding sequences:
- the GEA2 gene encoding Arf family guanine nucleotide exchange factor GEA2 (similar to Saccharomyces cerevisiae GEA2 (YEL022W) and GEA1 (YJR031C); ancestral locus Anc_1.455) yields MDSKELMTAVDPVTIVIKECINLSTAIRKYSKIASQSSGVAALLGGGSEIFSNQDASLAHTFNNLSANKHNDPFLSGFIQLRLMLNKLNSLDGIDSLTLLQPFLLTISTSSISGYITSLALDSLQKFFTLNVINFDSLNYIGAYREVANALTHCRFEGSEQLSDDSVLLKVVLLLQDLINSPYGELLTDSTMYDIVQTIMSLACNKRRTEVLRKAAESTMTIITLKIFSSLKTMEPLDSTEKYINDEGYSKNTLKDDVIVISNQESEQPTMQIVPSIVDDKSVASNDAESVLSSNEDEVGTNLEIEKQPFELQNTEQEAIATQNEDTDGENETNKLKVEIKEKDLTISSGTYGLPLAKQYLSLLLSLIIPENQAKHTNSTRIFALQLINTIIEIVGDKFPLYPPLFTLISDPIFKCIFYIIQNTNKLSLLQGALQLFTSLVLILGNHLPMQIELTLTRIFSMLLDDTTEANNPTMTPNNASSTSINTANEYQPKSPAIKELLIEQISILWTRSPSFFTSMFINFDCNLERSDVSVNIIKALTKLSLPEAAISTTDSVPPICLEGLISLVDDMFDHMQDVDRNEYMKQFNGKINEILKQRERKTEFIKSAELFNENPKLGIPSLIEKGFIKSNSDEDIAEFLFENNSRMNKRTIGLLLCNPKRTPLLKCFIDLFDFKGLRVDEAIRILLTKFRLPGESQQIERIIEAFSTKYVDNQDYKPIETGNDLEEEADLGSSPTDNAESRVEGDTEESEQIEDISTVQPDSDSVFVLSYSIIMLNTDLHNPQVKEHMSFNDYSGNLRGCCNEKDFPHWYLDKIYCSIRDKEIVMPEEHHGNEQWFEDAWNNLISSTTVLTEIQRDSTNIIDKLSSLELLLFDRAIFKHVGNAIVSTLFKIYKVASDDHISSRMLTTLDKCSFIASFFNFKTLYNDILRHIARFTTLLKIKPSNKKNANAASVANDDVDDIPLVEVTIEGQEKKVPVSSEIIRLGRSFKGQLCTVVLFRILQRNIDSEIIIPELWNDIVKILLTLYENLLISPDIFSDLQSNLKIGKLPKPSSQAAIMKSNENKGLLSTFASYLKGDEEPTDEEIHYSRRAMTCIESSHVAAALFGNEKNITPGLIQSLLNSIKLERNNENDKFFEAETLFLLELSVAMLVFCKNGGSLGNETLEKIITFSQLPGSKKGTHRRLLTYKILLISLLDQQPDNLLKVINDELVTKRDLYTDKYFISDTGTEVIRRLLELTNVDNYKSVMLEDEGFWKLLRMNASIKEHTEMIFDYLAKSLAKDGCFMTSTNFMLILGLLDEISSVGSVGARWEQEYKMSIQSGHQVDNKNPYQALVRISLRSIDLTSQLIENSKKFELGKTEIFTICQALAHQCSNPCQEISSHAIVTLTSFLTEKVSLPRVELTNMEELIEGGLLPVLKTHEESKSDNANILLGNILDVISKTYIYYLKDGITTNETFLEVLNIFNRYVEIPEIEKQLQQLIIEKKDIEKQARESSTTPSVVDEAAAADDNIPVDAGAPGDA; encoded by the coding sequence ATGGATTCCAAAGAATTAATGACAGCAGTTGATCCTGTTACCATTGTCATCAAAGAATGTATCAATTTATCTACCGCAATAAGGAAATATTCGAAAATTGCATCCCAATCATCTGGTGTAGCAGCATTATTAGGCGGTGGAAGTGAAATTTTCAGCAATCAAGACGCCTCCTTAGCTCATACATTTAATAACTTATCAGCGAACAAACATAACGATCCATTTCTCTCAGGATTCATTCAACTTCGATTAATGctaaataaattaaactCATTAGATGGAATCGATTCATTGACACTTTTACAACCATTCCTATTGACAATTAGTACAAGTTCGATCTCCGGGTATATCACTTCATTAGCGTTGGATTCGTTACAAAAGTTTTTCACTTTGaatgtaataaattttgattcattaaaCTATATCGGTGCATATAGAGAAGTAGCGAATGCATTAACTCATTGTAGGTTTGAAGGTTCTGAACAATTATCTGATGACTCGGTCCTTTTAAAAGTTGTATTATTGTTACaagatttaattaattcgCCATATGGAGAGCTATTGACCGACTCTACCATGTATGATATAGTGCAGACCATTATGTCATTGGCTTGTAATAAGAGAAGAACTGAAGTGCTAAGGAAAGCTGCTGAATCAACAATGACTATAATTActttaaagatattttcaagCTTGAAAACAATGGAACCACTAGACTCtactgaaaaatatattaatgatgaagGGTATAGTAAGAACactttgaaagatgatGTCATTGTCATATCAAATCAAGAGTCAGAACAACCAACAATGCAGATCGTTCCCTCTATAGTAGATGATAAATCTGTTGCTTCCAATGACGCTGAATCTGTTCTCTCTtctaatgaagatgaggTAGGTACTAACCTTGAAATAGAGAAGCAACCTTTTGAATTGCAAAACACGGAACAAGAAGCTATTGCTACTCAAAATGAAGATACCGATGGCGAAAACGAAACgaataaattgaaagttGAAATAAAAGAGAAAGACCTAACAATATCCAGTGGTACATATGGTTTACCCTTGGCAAAGCAATACCTATCTCTTCTACTTTCCCTAATAATTCCTGAAAACCAAGCAAAACACACAAATTCTACAAGAATATTTGCACTACAACTAATTAATACTATTATCGAAATTGTAGGAGACAAGTTCCCATTATATCCTCCTTTATTCACTTTAATATCAGATccaattttcaaatgtattttttatattattcaaaacaCAAACAAACTATCACTATTACAAGGCGCTTTACAATTATTCACCAGTTTAGTTCTCATCTTAGGTAACCATCTACCCATGCAAATTGAGTTGACACTAACGAGAATTTTCTCCATGTTACTTGATGATACCACTGAGGCTAACAACCCAACAATGACACCAAATAATGCAAGTTCAACTTCTATTAACACGGCAAATGAATATCAACCAAAATCACCAGCAATAAAGGAATTActaattgaacaaatttcaattctttggACTAGATCTCCATCTTTCTTCACATCAATGTTTATTAATTTCGATTGTAATTTGGAAAGATCAGACGTTTCTGTAAACATTATTAAGGCATTAactaaattatcattacctGAAGCTGCTATCAGTACCACAGATAGTGTACCCCCAATCTGTCTCGAAggtttaatttcattagtTGATGATATGTTTGATCACATGCAAGACGTAGACAGGAATGAATATATGAAACAATTCAATGggaaaataaatgaaatcCTAAAACAAAGAGAACGTAAGActgaatttattaaatctgctgaattatttaatgaaaatcCAAAATTAGGTATCCCATCATTAATCGAGAAGGGGTTTATCAAATCAAACtctgatgaagatatcGCGGAATtcctttttgaaaataatagtagaATGAATAAGAGAACTATTGGTTTGTTACTTTGTAATCCGAAAAGAACCCCTCTTTTGAAATgttttattgatttattcGATTTTAAAGGTTTAAGAGTAGATGAAGCtattagaatattattgacTAAATTTAGATTACCAGGTGAATCTCAACagattgaaagaattattgaagcATTCTCTACTAAATATGTTGATAATCAAGATTATAAACCAATTGAAACAGGCAACGatttagaagaagaggCTGATCTTGGAAGTTCGCCAACTGATAATGCTGAGAGTAGAGTAGAGGGAGACACAGAAGAATCGGAACAGATTGAAGACATTTCCACTGTTCAACCTGATTCTGATTCAGTCTTCGTTTTAAGTTATTCTATCATCATGTTGAATACCGATTTGCATAATCCTCAAGTTAAAGAACATATGTCATTCAACGATTATTCTGGTAATTTGAGAGGATGTTGTAATGAAAAGGATTTCCCGCATTGGTATCTGGACAAGATATATTGCTCTATAAgagataaagaaattgtAATGCCCGAAGAACATCATGGGAATGAACAATGGTTTGAAGACGCTTGGAATAACTTGATTTCATCAACCACTGTCTTGACTGAGATACAAAGAGATTCAACTAATATTATCGATAAACTCTCATCATTGGAACTATTACTTTTCGATAGAGCAATTTTCAAACATGTTGGTAATGCCATTGTTAGTacattattcaaaatttataaaGTGGCTTCTGATGATCATATTTCAAGTAGAATGTTAACTACTTTAGATAAGTGTTCATTTATTGCATcgtttttcaattttaaaacATTGTATAATGATATTCTTCGTCATATTGCCCGTTTCACaacattattgaaaataaaaccatctaataagaaaaatgcAAATGCGGCAAGCGTAgcaaatgatgatgttgaCGATATACCATTAGTTGAAGTAACGATAGAAGgtcaagaaaagaaagtcCCTGTTAGCAGTGAAATAATCCGCTTGGGAAGATCATTTAAGGGTCAACTTTGTACCGTAGTTTTATTCAGAATattacaaagaaatatagATTCAGAAATTATAATACCTGAATTATGGAATGATATTGTTAAGATTCTGTTAACTCtttatgaaaatttattaatatcaccTGATATTTTTTCAGATTTACAatctaatttgaaaattgggAAATTACCTAAACCATCATCTCAAGCGGCTATTATGAAAAGTAATGAAAACAAGGGATTACTTTCAACATTTGCTTCTTATTTGAAAGGTGATGAGGAACCTACTGACGAAGAAATCCATTATTCAAGAAGGGCTATGACATGTATTGAATCTAGTCACGTTGCAGCAGCACTTTTTGggaatgaaaaaaatattacacCTGGCTTAATTCAatctttattgaattcaattaaattggaaaggaacaatgaaaatgataaatttttcgAAGCAGAAACATTATTCTTACTTGAATTATCAGTCGCCATGCTTGTTTTTTGTAAGAATGGCGGATCTCTGGGTAATGAAAcattagaaaaaattattacctTTTCACAATTACCTGGATCTAAAAAGGGAACCCATCGTAGGTTATTAActtataaaatattattgatttcattGTTAGATCAACAACcagataatttattaaaagtgattaatgatgaattagtAACGAAACGGGATCTCTACACggataaatattttattagtGATACCGGTACGGAGGTGATAAGAAGATTACTTGAATTAACAAACGTGGATAATTATAAATCGGTCATGTTGGAAGATGAAGGATTTTGGAAATTACTAAGAATGAATGCATCCATAAAGGAACATACTGAAATGatatttgattatttagCAAAATCGCTTGCGAAAGATGGTTGCTTTATGACGTCTACGAATTTCATGTTGATTTTAGGATTATTGGATGAAATATCATCAGTTGGCTCTGTTGGTGCTCGTTGGgaacaagaatataaaatgTCAATCCAAAGTGGACATCAGGTCGATAATAAAAATCCATATCAAGCATTGGTCAGAATATCGCTAAGATCCATTGATTTGACGTCACAATTAATAGAGAACtctaaaaaatttgaacttGGGAAGACCGAAATATTTACAATATGTCAAGCCTTGGCACATCAATGTAGTAATCCATGCCAAGAAATTAGTTCGCACGCTATTGTAACACTAACGTCATTTTTAACAGAAAAAGTTTCATTGCCAAGGGTTGAACTTACGAATATGgaagaattaattgaagGTGGGTTACTTCCTGTTTTGAAGACACATGAAGAAAGTAAATCTGATAATGCTAATATTCTATTAGGGAATATTCTTGATGTTATTTCTAAGACTTACATTTATTATCTGAAGGATGGTATCACAACGAATGAAACGTTTTTGGAAGTattaaacatatttaaTAGGTATGTTGAAATACCCGAGattgaaaaacaattacaacaacTTATCATTGAGaagaaagatattgaaaagcAAGCAAGAGAGTCCAGCACAACACCTTCCGTTGTCGATGaagctgctgctgctgatgataatatacCGGTCGATGCGGGAGCGCCAGGTGATGCCTGA
- the URA3 gene encoding orotidine-5'-phosphate decarboxylase (similar to Saccharomyces cerevisiae URA3 (YEL021W); ancestral locus Anc_1.453), which yields MSTLTYEERAKNHASPVASKLLTIMFEKQTNLCASLDVRTTEELLRLVDILGPYICLLKTHVDILSDFSMEGTVIPLKQMALKYNFLIFEDRKFADIGNTVKLQYASGVYKIAEWADITNAHGITGPGIVAGLKEAAMEVSNEPRGLLMLAELSSKGSLAHGEYTRGTVEIAQTDKEFVFGFIAQRDMGGRTEGFDWLIMTPGVGLDDKGDALGQQYRTVEDVVSTGSDIIIVGRGLFAKGRDPKVEGERYRKAGWDAYLKRCQST from the coding sequence ATGTCAACTTTAACATACGAAGAAAGAGCCAAGAACCATGCCAGTCCAGTAGCATCGAAACTTCTCACGATCATGTTTGAAAAGCAAACCAACTTATGTGCGTCATTAGACGTTCGCACGACGGAGGAATTACTACGATTAGTTGATATATTGGGCCCTTATATTTGTCTTTTAAAGACTCATGTTGATATATTATCAGATTTTTCCATGGAAGGAACAGTGATCCCATTAAAGCAAATGGcattgaaatataatttcttaatttttgaagatagGAAGTTTGCTGATATTGGTAATACTGTGAAATTACAATATGCATCAGGAGTGTATAAAATTGCTGAATGGGCTGATATAACTAATGCTCACGGTATTACAGGACCAGGTATTGTTGCCGGATTAAAGGAAGCCGCAATGGAGGTCTCAAACGAACCAAGAGGCTTGTTGATGCTAGCAGAACTATCATCAAAAGGGTCGTTAGCACATGGTGAATATACAAGAGGTACAGTAGAGATAGCTCAGACAGATAAAGAATTTGTCTTTGGATTTATTGCGCAAAGGGATATGGGTGGCAGAACAGAAGGATTCGATTGGTTAATTATGACACCTGGAGTTGGACTTGATGATAAGGGAGATGCATTGGGTCAACAGTATAGAACTGTTGAAGATGTAGTCTCAACAGGGAGTGATATTATAATTGTTGGAAGAGGTTTATTTGCTAAAGGTAGAGACCCGAAGGTGGAGGGTGAACGTTACAGAAAGGCCGGATGGGATgcatatttgaaaagatgCCAATCAACATAA
- the TIM9 gene encoding protein transporter TIM9 (similar to Saccharomyces cerevisiae TIM9 (YEL020W-A); ancestral locus Anc_1.452) — MDALNAREQQDFQKLVEQKQMKDFMRLYSNLVERCFSDCVNDFTSSKLTTKEQNCIMKCSEKFLKHSERVGQRFQEQNAALGQGLGR; from the coding sequence ATGGACGCATTAAACGCAAGAGAACAGCAAGATTTCCAAAAACTAGTGGAACAAAAGCAAATGAAGGATTTCATGCGTTTGTATTCTAATTTGGTTGAAAGATGTTTTTCTGATTGTGTCAATGATTTCACATCATCTAAATTGACCACAAAGGAACAAAATTGTATCATGAAATGCTCCGAGAAGTTTTTAAAACATAGTGAGCGTGTGGGTCAACGTTTCCAAGAACAAAATGCAGCATTGGGTCAAGGTCTAGGTCGTTAG
- the NDAI0G00490 gene encoding uncharacterized protein (similar to Saccharomyces cerevisiae YCR023C; ancestral locus Anc_1.451), whose protein sequence is MARSKLTFKQQMDGFPWAQLLAVSLVRFSEPIAFSSLFPYVYFMVKDFHITPDDADVAKYSGYLSSTFAFCQVLSAFHWGKFSESHGRKITLQLGLIGTSISLLILGFSRNFTEAFIARSLMGLLNGNVGVIRTMIGEIATQRKHQALAFSTMPLLFQFGTVMGPLLGGFLVFRNANDNDVVPSWFPLSIKKLIDIYPYCLPNLFLVGLLMLGLVNSTLFLEETHPTYKFRKDYGIETGDFIKKRIFGITPKVRPWNVVPENESDIEHMPDIESQSATEMTPLIDDDDDDSDVESVQSLGHVLTRRESVGLIRTYSLHEPTDIPLESLHLASDGCSENSMRHHLLHTDVFYPISVAFIMSLHLIVYNEFLPVFLAYDLAKDPQDPTKLASKFPWKITGGIGYQPEQTGTLLSTTGIFGCFVVIFIFPIVDRSFDCLTIFRTLVKLYPLIYFMIPYVVFLQNDNVPQWCTIVYLYVITGLKTLCGALSSPQIMLLIHNSSPLHCRAIVNGATISIQSSARFLGPLIMGYIMSWAQKHNVAWVSWWSLSLFCIIALYQSYKIKPIDENDEIETEAITTNTDATGSFTGPSRQILTHRSSLGSLSNKRG, encoded by the coding sequence ATGGCACGTTCTAAGTTGACATTCAAGCAACAAATGGATGGATTCCCCTGGGCCCAATTATTGGCTGTCTCTTTAGTCCGATTCAGTGAACCAATTGCATTTTCATCTCTTTTCCCCTATGTATATTTTATGGTTAAAGATTTCCATATTACACCAGATGATGCAGATGTTGCCAAATATTCAGGTTACCTTTCATCTACATTTGCATTTTGTCAAGTGTTATCTGCCTTCCATTGGGGGAAATTCTCAGAAAGTCATGGTAGGAAAATAACTTTACAATTAGGTTTGATTGGTACATCAATCTCATTATTAATTCTGGGATTTTCCAGGAATTTCACTGAAGCTTTCATAGCAAGATCATTAATGGGGTTACTCAATGGGAATGTAGGTGTCATTAGAACTATGATTGGTGAGATTGCTACACAAAGGAAACATCAAGCTTTGGCGTTTAGTACTATgccattattattccaattTGGTACTGTTATGGGTCCCCTATTAGGTGGGTTTCTTGTATTTAGAAACgcaaatgataatgatgtgGTACCAAGTTGGTTCCCGCTttctataaaaaaattgattgatataTATCCTTACTGTTTACCTAATTTATTCTTAGTTGGATTGTTAATGTTAGGTTTAGTTAATTCTACTCTATTCTTAGAGGAAACTCATCCAACTTACAAATTTAGAAAAGATTATGGTATTGAAACCGGTGATTTCATTAAGAAAAGGATATTTGGTATAACTCCAAAGGTAAGACCATGGAATGTTGTCCCTGAGAATGAGAGCGACATTGAACATATGCCTGATATCGAAAGTCAATCTGCTACTGAAATGACTCCCctaattgatgatgatgatgatgatagcGACGTTGAAAGTGTTCAATCATTAGGTCATGTTTTAACAAGAAGAGAATCTGTCGGCCTTATAAGAACTTATTCATTACATGAACCAACAGATATACCCTTAGAAAGTTTACATCTTGCATCAGATGGTTGTTCCGAAAACAGTATGAGACATCATCTTTTACACACAGACGTATTTTACCCCATCTCTGTTGCATTCATCATGTCATTACATCTAATTGtttataatgaatttttacCGGTTTTCTTAGCATATGATTTGGCCAAAGACCCACAAGATCCAACTAAATTGGCCTCCAAATTCCCATGGAAGATCACTGGGGGGATTGGTTATCAACCAGAACAAACAGGTACTCTGTTATCCACTACAGGTATATTCGGTTGCTTTGTAGtgattttcattttcccCATTGTAGATCGTTCCTTTGATTGCTTGACCATTTTCAGAACGTTAGTAAAATTGTATCCATTAATCTATTTCATGATACCATATGTTGTATTCTTacaaaatgataatgtCCCGCAGTGGTGTACCatagtatatttatatgtGATTACTGGGTTGAAAACATTATGTGGGGCATTAAGCTCACCACAAATTATGTTATTAATTCATAATTCAAGTCCATTACATTGCAGGGCTATTGTTAATGGTGCCACTATTAGTATTCAATCGTCAGCCAGATTCTTAGGACCTTTGATTATGGGGTATATAATGTCATGGGCTCAAAAACATAATGTTGCATGGGTAAGTTGGTGGTCATTAAGTTTATTTTGTATCATCGCATTATACCAAAGTTATAAAATCAAACCAATCGATGAAAACGATGAGATTGAAACTGAAGCAATAACGACTAATACCGATGCTACTGGTAGTTTCACAGGTCCATCAAGACAAATATTGACCCACCGTTCTAGTTTGGGTAGTTTAAGTAACAAAAGAGGTTAA
- the COG6 gene encoding Golgi transport complex subunit COG6 (similar to Saccharomyces cerevisiae COG6 (YNL041C); ancestral locus Anc_2.273), which translates to MDFLDYQTFSVGDQNNLQDDTSLPEPTSRLDLSSIPTMAAQEREFKLPFIGAALKNAVGNTTSAASATSTAIASTSSTKKNDTTAAPSISRNIVDSTLYTKMSVYATKSIDTLTSSLSTSSENGVAFDNINSQIIDDHYNNIPLPNSNIPDNENDNEQKTKKDVTNLVLSKKLSRILNDYSINNDYNNTVKLRNSLKFLEEKKKSYNSNSNNEKLITPEYIGILARKTLRSDLENELLKEHIIVLEEFKPIVRRIKRFSSSVENISKISEQLIDRANETSNHGTTDSVFNQVEALQNQVNLLRLKHQLLTNIQKNFTLTQIEDDIIINGPIDLEFFKVINKVLKIKKNATFLLALDNMEPGTNLINQINSIIQIINKKIFNFLIDFVYDTSHINNGTNNNNNDNNNNNNNNSYSNVNDNVIIFQKSLIFLSNDLPYFDEFFKRVTSIRSKIILDEFLSQFELAHHHSSSSSHKNNSKTNSSDLNKPLILSAHDPIRYIGDVLASIHSIIANEADFIKSLFKFKQILQQEEAQEDAHNDSISYLQDKNLEFLTGLDLKLLNEIIQSLSNSIKLRIEQIIKFESNPITNFEILQLLKLYQMMFIKKGIKSNSSLINNLIILQNLSNDKIINSFTQFIDNVKESNQFALTTAATTGTNTTTTTHTAKKNISIKHNGNFGDDLLPPEWLSTYLSKITELFEEIDKRGTPFNDDAHDDDDDDTIATEDSHDVINQYNMERLIESPIFDVLMKEIKNTFPLAKKNESVKISLLTVQINCFDLINSRLQPFNHSRMIFSKSKNPNIHKILDKINDNLQQFIDTMKELQEKLLFEKTGLSIYNNLFNMIFPIDAVQDKLDYDMYQSLLDNPLMNIDTINNTVHTKLNEYLPNALNDIQENLLFKLNSPSIVDAICDHCFGKISLFYKIFRDVLFHLYANEDVKNANEKKQKISDILNFSSEEFNTLLGL; encoded by the coding sequence ATGGATTTTCTGGATTATCAAACATTCTCCGTAGGAGATCAAAATAACCTTCAAGATGATACCTCCTTACCTGAACCAACATCAAGATTGGATTTATCTTCTATACCAACAATGGCTGCACAAGAAAGAGAATTTAAACTACCCTTCATAGGAGCCGCTTTGAAAAATGCTGTCGGTAATACAACTTCGGCCGCTTCGGCTACTTCCACTGCCATTGCTAGTACTTCCTCaacaaagaagaatgaTACTACAGCAGCACCTTCTATTTCGAGAAATATAGTGGATTCAACTCTTTATACAAAAATGTCTGTATATGCTACCAAATCTATTGATACATTGACCTCTTCATTGAGCACTTCATCTGAAAATGGTGTCgcatttgataatatcaattctcaaataattgatgatcattataataatatacccttaccaaattcaaatataccTGATAAcgaaaatgataatgaacaaaagacaaaaaaagATGTAACAAATTTAGTCTTatctaaaaaattatcaagaatattaaaCGATTACTCAATTAACAATgactataataatacagtaaaattaagaaattctttgaaatttttagaagaaaagaagaaatcttataatagtaatagtaataatgaaaaattaataactCCAGAATATATTGGAATATTGGCAAGGAAAACTTTAAGAAGtgatttggaaaatgaattattaaaagaaCATATCATTGTCTTAGAAGAGTTTAAACCAATTGTGagaagaattaaaagattCTCTTCTTCCGTGGAAAATATCTCCAAAATTAGTGAACAACTTATAGATAGAGCAAATGAAACCAGCAATCATGGTACAACTGACTCCGTCTTTAATCAAGTCGAGGCATTGCAAAATCAAGTGAATTTGTTAAGATTAAAACATCAATTATTAACTaacattcaaaaaaatttcacATTAACtcaaattgaagatgatataatCATCAATGGGCCGATTGATctagaatttttcaaagttattaataaagttttgaaaattaaaaaaaatgctACATTCTTGTTGGCTCTAGATAATATGGAACCAGGTacaaatttaattaatcaaattaattCCATAATACAAATcattaataagaaaatctttaattttttgataGATTTCGTTTACGACACTTCACACATAAACAATGgaactaataataataataatgataataataataataataataataatagttaTTCCAACGTAAACGATAATGtaattattttccaaaaatctTTGATCtttttatcaaatgatttaccatattttgatgaattctTTAAGAGAGTCACTTCCATTAgatcaaaaataatattagaCGAATTTTTATCTCAATTCGAATTAGCACACCATCATagttcatcatcatctcaCAAGAATAACTCAAAGACAAACTCTTCTGACTTGAATAAACCACTAATATTATCTGCTCATGATCCTATTCGTTATATTGGTGACGTATTGGCttcaattcattcaatCATTGCTAATGAAGCtgattttattaaatcgttatttaaatttaaacagatattacaacaagaagaagcaCAAGAAGACGCACATAATGATAGCATAAGTTATCTTCAAgataaaaatttggaatttttaACAGGTTTagatttaaaattattaaacgAAATTATTCAATCGTTATcgaattcaataaaattaagaattgaacaaattataaaatttGAATCCAATCCAATAActaattttgaaatattacAGTTATTAAAACTGTATCAAATGATGTTTATTAAAAAGGGTATCAAATCTAATTCCTCTTTGATCAACAATTTAAtcattttacaaaatttatcaaacgacaaaatcatcaattcaTTCACTCAATTCATTGATAATGTTAAAGAATCAAATCAATTTGCACTAACTACTGCCGCGACAACTGGTActaatactactactacaaCACATACcgcaaaaaaaaatatctcCATTAAACATAATGGGAATTTCGGTGATGATTTGTTACCACCAGAATGGCTTTCTACTTATCTAAGTAAAATCactgaattatttgaagaaattgataaaagaGGTACTCCctttaatgatgatgcccacgatgatgatgatgatgatacgATAGCCACCGAGGACTCGCATGATgtaataaatcaatataatatggAAAGACTGATTGAATCACCAATCTTTGATGTGCTAATGAAGGAAATTAAAAACACTTTCCCATTAgctaaaaaaaatgaaagtgtcaaaatttcattattaactGTTCAAATTAATTGCTTcgatttaattaattcgCGTTTACAACCATTCAACCATTCTAGaatgatattttccaaatcaaaGAACCCAAATATTCATAAAATTTTAGATAAAATTAATGACAACCTTCAACAATTCATTGATACCatgaaagaattacaagaaaaattattatttgaaaaaactGGTCTATcaatttataataatttattcaacATGATTTTCCCCATTGATGCTGTACAAGATAAATTAGATTACGATATGTATCAATCATTATTAGACAATCCGTTAATGAATATAGACACGATTAATAACACAGTTCACacaaaattaaatgaatacCTACCAAATGCTTTGAATgatattcaagaaaatttattgtttaaattaaattcaCCAAGTATCGTAGATGCAATTTGTGATCATTGTTTCGgtaaaatatcattattttataaaatCTTTAGAGATGTCttatttcatctttatgCTAATGAGGATGTTAAAAATGCAAATGAGAAAAAACAGAAAATATCcgatattttgaatttttcaagtGAAGAATTTAATACCTTGTTAGGTCTTtga